A section of the Scomber scombrus chromosome 24, fScoSco1.1, whole genome shotgun sequence genome encodes:
- the LOC133976499 gene encoding SLIT and NTRK-like protein 1, translating to MLLWIVLLNAALCVASGNVTRDVCKEQICSCNEVEGDLHIDCEKRSFTTLQHLTGPSSQFYHLLLHGNSLSRLFPNEFANFYNAVSLHLENNGLHDIVPGAFLGLQLVKRLHINNNKIRSFRKSTFLGLDDLEYLQADFNLLRDIDPAVFRDLNKLEVLILNDNLISALPINVFQHVPITHLDLRGNRIKTLPYEGILEQIPGIAEVLLEDNPWDCNCDLVSLKEWLENIPQNALIGSVICEAPTRLQGSDLNETSEVDLCPSQSGGVDTSLVAPPTQDEISEPVAQAPRPTPYKPNGDASGPPTPGGHGPRSRSKSRENWQLKTRPTPVLTGVNSDREHNVTCPQPCNCKLVGSRQGLGVNCEGKKIESLSNLKPKPLGAHELNLRDNNIHAVKKNQLLGYSSLNLLDLGGNNIKVIDNSTFQNQSELRWLYMDKNYLDTLIAEMFLGLVNLEYLSLEYNDIQLIVAGAFGPMPNLRVLFLNNNLLKSLPVDAFLGISLSKISLHNNYFPYLPVTGVLDQLNSIIQIDLHGNPWDCSCNIVPFKQWTEKLGADVIVSDLKCESPEEFWKRDFRHVRNDLMCPKLYDRISPTSLSKNSTFTLDSGTRSNSYLEPNRVSISVLVPGLLLVFVTSAFTVVGMLVFILRNRKRSKRREGNSSASEINSLQTVCDSSYWHSGPYHADGGAHRGFDCSTHLSTTNDA from the coding sequence ATGCTGCTTTGGATTGTTCTGCTGAATGCGGCTCTTTGTGTTGCTAGTGGAAACGTTACAAGGGACGTTTGTAAGGAGCAGATATGCTCTTGCAACGAGGTCGAGGGAGATCTGCACATAGACTGCGAAAAAAGGAGCTTCACCACTCTGCAGCATTTGACTGGCCCGAGCTCGCAGTTTTATCACTTGCTGTTGCACGGGAATTCTCTATCCAGGCTATTTCCCAACGAGTTCGCCAACTTTTACAATGCTGTGAGCCTGCATTTGGAAAACAATGGTTTGCACGACATTGTCCCCGGCGCCTTTCTGGGATTGCAGCTGGTGAAAAGGCTGCACATCAATAACAATAAGATAAGATCATTCAGGAAGAGTACATTTCTGGGGTTAGACGACTTGGAATATCTCCAAGCTGATTTTAATCTGTTAAGGGATATTGACCCCGCCGTTTTCAGGGACCTAAATAAACTTGAAGTGTTAATACTTAACGACAACCTCATCAGTGCGCTACCTATAAACGTGTTTCAACATGTGCCCATTACGCATCTCGACCTGCGGGGGAACCGAATCAAAACGTTGCCTTATGAGGGGATCCTTGAACAAATACCGGGCATTGCGGAGGTTTTGTTGGAGGACAACCCGTGGGACTGTAACTGCGACCTGGTTTCTCTTAAGGAATGGTTGGAGAACATACCGCAGAACGCGCTTATTGGGAGCGTTATATGTGAGGCTCCCACCAGGCTGCAAGGGAGCGACTTGAACGAGACGTCAGAAGTGGATCTGTGCCCTTCACAGAGCGGCGGCGTGGACACCAGCCTGGTCGCCCCTCCCACCCAGGACGAGATCTCGGAGCCTGTGGCTCAGGCCCCGCGTCCCACGCCTTACAAGCCCAACGGAGACGCCAGCGGGCCCCCTACACCTGGAGGCCACGGACCCAGGAGCCGCTCCAAATCTCGTGAGAATTGGCAGCTGAAAACGAGGCCCACTCCGGTGCTGACAGGTGTGAACAGCGACAGAGAGCACAACGTGACGTGCCCCCAGCCGTGCAACTGCAAGCTGGTCGGCTCCAGACAGGGGCTGGGGGTCAACTGCGAGGGCAAAAAGATCGAAAGCCTATCCAACCTTAAACCTAAACCACTGGGCGCTCACGAGTTGAACTTGAGAGATAACAACATCCACGCAGTGAAAAAGAACCAGCTGCTCGGCTACTCCAGCCTCAACCTGCTTGATCTGGGTGGGAACAACATCAAGGTGATTGACAACAGCACTTTCCAAAACCAGAGCGAGCTGAGGTGGCTGTATATGGATAAGAACTACCTGGATACGCTCATAGCAGAGATGTTCCTGGGCCTTGTGAATCTGGAATATCTCAGTTTGGAATACAACGACATCCAGCTGATAGTGGCAGGTGCGTTCGGCCCCATGCCAAATCTGAGGGTTCTGTTCCTCAACAACAACTTGCTGAAATCTTTACCCGTGGATGCTTTCCTTGGGATTTCTTTATCCAAAATTAGTCTGCATAATAATTATTTCCCCTATCTCCCCGTGACTGGTGTGTTAGACCAGCTCAATTCAATCATACAGATCGATTTGCACGGGAATCCGTGGGATTGCTCGTGCAACATCGTGCCCTTCAAGCAGTGGACGGAGAAACTGGGGGCTGATGTGATAGTGAGTGATCTCAAGTGTGAGTCCCCTGAAGAGTTCTGGAAACGTGATTTCCGCCACGTCCGGAACGACCTCATGTGCCCCAAACTCTATGACAGAATCTCCCCCACCTCCCTGTCCAAAAACAGCACTTTCACCCTGGACTCGGGGACGCGCTCGAACTCTTATTTGGAGCCGAATAGGGTCTCCATTTCTGTGCTCGTCCCCGGGTTGCTGCTGGTGTTTGTCACGTCCGCTTTCACTGTAGTAGGAATGCTTGTCTTTATTTTGCGGAATCGAAAGAGATCAAAGCGGAGGGAGGGGAACTCTTCTGCGTCGGAGATCAATTCCTTACAGACAGTTTGTGACTCGTCTTATTGGCACAGCGGGCCTTATCACGCAGACGGTGGTGCGCACCGGGGCTTCGACTGCAGCACGCACCTCTCCACGACAAACGATGCGTAA